One Streptosporangium sp. NBC_01495 DNA window includes the following coding sequences:
- a CDS encoding RNA polymerase-binding protein RbpA: protein MGERALRGTRLGATSYENDRNTDLAPRQEVSYTCPKGHRFDVPLAAEAEIPATWECRMCGATALRVDGELPEAKKAKPPRTHWDMLLERRTIEDLEEVLNERLAILRAQRRKSA, encoded by the coding sequence ATGGGCGAGCGTGCGCTACGCGGCACCAGACTCGGGGCGACCAGCTACGAGAACGACCGCAACACCGATCTGGCCCCGCGCCAGGAGGTGTCCTACACCTGCCCGAAGGGCCATCGATTCGACGTTCCGCTTGCCGCTGAAGCCGAGATCCCGGCGACCTGGGAGTGCCGCATGTGCGGCGCGACCGCCCTCCGGGTGGACGGCGAGCTGCCGGAGGCCAAGAAGGCCAAGCCCCCGCGAACGCACTGGGACATGCTGCTGGAGCGCCGCACGATCGAGGACCTGGAGGAGGTGCTCAACGAGCGCCTGGCGATTCTACGCGCCCAGCGCCGCAAGAGCGCCTGA
- a CDS encoding isocitrate lyase/PEP mutase family protein: MTTSTSADSGGSTSTTARGKASALRALHVPGRPLVVPNVWDAVSARAVEAAGFPVIATGSAAIAPVLGYDDGEGTPVEEMLAAIARIGRSVGLPVTADMERGYGLEPAELVERLVAAGASGCNLEDSDPRTGAMADVDEQAALLGAVRAAAAGTGVDLVINARIDTYIHGTGNAAERLAESVRRGRRYLEAGADCVYPIFAAEAGAVRALTEGIDGPVNILFRPGTPSLGELAALGVARVSFGHGLHEAVRAYAARMLAAIRNGESPYPPGLPAP; encoded by the coding sequence ATGACCACTTCGACCAGCGCGGACAGCGGCGGCAGCACGTCGACGACGGCCCGTGGGAAGGCCTCGGCGCTGCGGGCGCTGCACGTACCCGGCCGCCCGCTGGTGGTGCCCAACGTCTGGGACGCCGTGTCGGCCCGCGCCGTCGAGGCTGCGGGCTTCCCGGTGATCGCCACCGGCAGCGCCGCGATCGCCCCGGTGCTCGGCTACGACGACGGCGAGGGGACGCCGGTCGAGGAGATGCTGGCCGCGATCGCCAGGATCGGCCGCTCGGTCGGCCTGCCCGTCACCGCCGACATGGAGCGCGGCTACGGGCTGGAGCCCGCGGAGTTGGTCGAGCGGCTCGTCGCGGCGGGGGCGTCCGGCTGCAACCTGGAGGACTCCGACCCCCGTACGGGCGCGATGGCCGACGTCGACGAGCAGGCCGCCCTCCTCGGCGCCGTCAGGGCCGCCGCGGCCGGCACGGGCGTGGACCTGGTGATCAACGCCCGGATCGACACCTACATCCACGGCACGGGGAACGCCGCGGAGCGGCTGGCCGAGTCGGTGCGGCGGGGCCGCCGCTATCTGGAGGCGGGCGCCGACTGCGTCTATCCGATCTTCGCGGCCGAGGCGGGGGCCGTCCGCGCGCTGACCGAGGGTATCGACGGGCCGGTCAACATCCTGTTCCGCCCCGGCACGCCGTCACTCGGCGAACTGGCGGCCCTCGGGGTGGCCCGCGTGAGTTTCGGCCACGGCCTGCACGAGGCCGTGCGGGCGTACGCGGCCCGGATGCTCGCGGCGATCCGGAACGGCGAGAGCCCCTATCCTCCCGGGCTTCCCGCCCCCTGA
- a CDS encoding PP2C family protein-serine/threonine phosphatase: MLAGLAEASHMSAVEKLPALVEEHAAHVGLYDVLIHLADLQQDVLRPLTGRGADEGTEREKSELRIDGTLAGRAFQEVRVLFRPPSGDEPGRWWVPLLDGTERLGVLRLSVRPETDAERAQEDMRHLASMTALLLVSKRAQSDSYARLVRTRPMNVAAEMQWNLLPSLTFANEEVVIGAALEPAYELGGDAFDYALSGECVHLAVFDAMGHDASAGLTANLAVAAGRNRRRQGADLVVVSEGIEEVLIKEFGLGNRFATAVLANLNMRTGMFTWVNRGHHPPVVIRGGRWVTTLRCPPAHPMGLGLGLPVLLCREQLEPGDRVLLYTDGMTEARNRTGEEFGLERFVDFIIRRGADGLPVPETLRRLVRSVLEYHDGRLQDDATVLLVEWRGGGQGELCL, from the coding sequence ATGCTCGCGGGACTGGCCGAGGCCAGCCACATGAGCGCGGTGGAGAAACTTCCGGCCCTCGTCGAGGAGCACGCCGCCCACGTCGGCCTGTACGACGTGCTGATCCACCTGGCCGACCTGCAGCAGGACGTGCTGCGCCCGCTGACCGGCCGTGGCGCCGACGAGGGGACGGAGCGGGAGAAGAGCGAGCTGCGGATCGACGGGACGCTGGCGGGACGGGCCTTCCAGGAGGTGCGCGTCCTGTTCAGACCCCCCTCGGGAGACGAACCGGGCCGCTGGTGGGTGCCGCTGCTCGACGGCACCGAACGCCTCGGCGTGCTGCGCCTCAGCGTCCGGCCGGAGACCGACGCGGAACGGGCCCAGGAGGACATGAGGCATCTCGCGTCCATGACGGCGCTGCTGCTGGTGAGCAAGCGCGCCCAGAGCGACTCCTACGCCCGGCTGGTGCGGACCCGGCCGATGAACGTCGCCGCCGAGATGCAGTGGAACCTGCTGCCGTCGCTCACCTTCGCCAACGAGGAGGTGGTGATCGGCGCCGCGCTCGAACCGGCCTACGAACTCGGCGGCGACGCCTTCGACTACGCGCTGTCCGGCGAGTGCGTCCACCTGGCGGTCTTCGACGCGATGGGGCACGACGCGTCCGCTGGGCTGACCGCGAACCTCGCGGTGGCCGCCGGCCGCAACCGCCGCCGCCAGGGCGCGGACCTGGTCGTGGTCAGCGAGGGGATCGAGGAGGTGCTGATCAAGGAGTTCGGCCTGGGCAACCGCTTCGCCACGGCCGTCCTGGCCAACCTGAACATGCGCACCGGTATGTTCACCTGGGTCAACCGCGGCCACCACCCCCCGGTGGTGATCAGGGGAGGGCGCTGGGTCACCACCCTGCGATGCCCGCCCGCCCACCCGATGGGGCTCGGCCTCGGGCTGCCCGTGCTCCTGTGCAGGGAGCAGCTGGAGCCCGGCGACCGCGTGCTCCTCTACACCGACGGCATGACCGAGGCCCGTAACCGGACGGGCGAGGAGTTCGGCCTGGAGCGCTTCGTCGACTTCATCATCCGCCGCGGCGCCGACGGCCTTCCCGTACCGGAGACCCTGCGCCGCCTGGTCCGCAGCGTGCTGGAGTATCACGACGGGAGGCTGCAGGACGACGCGACCGTCCTGCTGGTGGAGTGGCGCGGGGGCGGCCAGGGGGAGCTGTGCCTCTGA
- a CDS encoding MHYT domain-containing protein, whose product MSPIDHFAYGFVTPAASYAMSSIGCLLGLLFTARARGAEGHSRALWLGGAALSIGGTGIWVMHFIAMMGFDVQGTSIRYDVPLTVASALLAVVVVGTGLLLVSRRENSTGALVGGGLLTGLGVAGMHYLGMAAVNMSAHVSYDPLLVGLSLLIAVVAATVALWFSLRVRGALATTGAALLMGFAVNGMHYTGMFAIGVGVHDTSAPASGAQGMDFMLPLLVGISLLTLGLLLAIFLSPSEREMREDADLLSQLRRGRTGEDSQPAGPMEPHARPARRHEPSLFDDHGPGH is encoded by the coding sequence ATGTCCCCCATCGACCATTTCGCCTACGGGTTCGTCACACCGGCGGCCTCGTACGCCATGTCGAGCATCGGCTGCCTGCTGGGGCTGCTGTTCACCGCGCGGGCCCGCGGGGCGGAGGGCCACTCGCGCGCGCTCTGGCTGGGCGGCGCGGCCCTGTCCATCGGCGGGACCGGCATCTGGGTGATGCACTTCATCGCGATGATGGGCTTCGACGTCCAGGGCACGTCGATCCGCTACGACGTCCCGCTGACCGTCGCGTCCGCGCTGCTCGCGGTCGTCGTCGTCGGCACCGGTCTCCTCCTGGTCTCGCGCAGGGAGAACAGCACCGGCGCGCTCGTCGGCGGCGGGCTGCTCACCGGCCTGGGCGTGGCCGGAATGCACTATCTGGGCATGGCGGCCGTGAACATGTCCGCGCACGTGAGCTACGACCCCCTCCTGGTCGGGTTGTCGCTGCTCATCGCCGTGGTCGCGGCGACAGTGGCGCTCTGGTTCAGCCTGCGGGTACGCGGGGCGCTCGCCACCACGGGCGCCGCCCTGCTGATGGGGTTCGCGGTCAATGGGATGCACTACACCGGCATGTTCGCCATCGGGGTCGGCGTCCACGACACCTCCGCGCCGGCGAGCGGGGCGCAGGGGATGGACTTCATGCTGCCCCTGCTCGTCGGGATCAGCCTGCTCACCCTCGGACTGCTTCTGGCGATCTTCCTGTCCCCCTCGGAGCGGGAGATGCGCGAGGACGCGGATCTCCTGTCCCAGTTGCGGCGCGGTCGCACGGGTGAGGACTCCCAGCCCGCCGGGCCGATGGAGCCGCACGCGCGGCCGGCCCGGCGGCACGAGCCCTCCCTGTTCGACGACCACGGCCCCGGGCACTGA
- a CDS encoding phosphotransferase, which produces MSEASGRTVSALVTAGTEWLGTVGPFPVADPWWAEVGSVVTHLEGVLGTPVVVLRLVDAEDGGRGPRDGHTTYHVEALSRPTAGLASLRPGAPDSTGRPSSPGDPGDPGELGESAGPVAHRAEWAKASGVREALGWAEAALREAGRPAEGPARQVKTWNLAGLFRIPTRPGPVWLKITPGFAADEARAIGMLAAEDPGLVPAVVAADTPNRRVLLEHVPGGDCHGAPREIVAEAVSRLARAQAALAGHGGDGRPDGLPDRTPSALAASVGGLLDGEAAGDLNAGELRLAHRLAARLPSLAAALESCGLPCTLVHGDFHPGNWVSGPRGPVVLDLADSHYGHPALDGLRPRDFLPADHGEAAAAAWCETWAAAVPGGDPARALVLAEPLQHLAYAVRYQEFLDNIESSERRYHEGDPAQAVRAAVAAAEAVGVL; this is translated from the coding sequence GTGAGCGAAGCATCGGGCCGTACGGTGAGCGCCCTCGTGACGGCGGGCACCGAGTGGCTGGGAACGGTCGGCCCCTTCCCGGTGGCCGACCCCTGGTGGGCCGAGGTCGGATCGGTCGTGACCCACCTGGAGGGCGTGCTCGGCACGCCCGTGGTGGTGCTGCGCCTGGTCGACGCCGAGGACGGCGGCCGCGGCCCCCGCGACGGCCACACGACCTACCACGTCGAGGCCCTGAGCCGCCCCACGGCCGGCCTGGCCTCTCTCCGGCCCGGCGCCCCGGACTCGACCGGGAGGCCGTCCTCCCCTGGAGACCCCGGAGACCCCGGAGAGCTGGGCGAGTCGGCGGGCCCGGTGGCGCACCGGGCCGAGTGGGCGAAGGCGTCGGGGGTGCGCGAGGCACTGGGCTGGGCCGAGGCCGCGCTGCGCGAGGCGGGCAGGCCCGCCGAGGGGCCCGCGCGACAGGTGAAGACCTGGAACCTGGCGGGGTTGTTCCGCATCCCCACGCGCCCGGGACCGGTCTGGCTGAAGATCACTCCCGGTTTCGCCGCCGACGAGGCCCGCGCGATCGGGATGCTCGCGGCGGAGGATCCCGGCCTGGTTCCCGCCGTCGTGGCGGCCGACACCCCGAATCGGCGGGTCCTCCTGGAGCACGTGCCCGGCGGCGACTGTCACGGGGCGCCGCGGGAGATCGTCGCCGAGGCGGTGAGCCGCCTGGCGAGGGCACAGGCGGCCCTCGCCGGGCACGGGGGCGACGGGCGGCCCGACGGGCTTCCCGACCGCACGCCCTCGGCCCTGGCGGCCTCGGTGGGCGGTTTGCTCGACGGCGAGGCGGCCGGCGACCTGAACGCCGGGGAGCTGCGCCTGGCCCACCGGCTGGCCGCCCGCCTGCCGTCGCTGGCCGCCGCGCTGGAGTCATGCGGCCTGCCGTGCACGCTGGTGCACGGCGACTTCCACCCGGGCAACTGGGTGTCGGGGCCGCGTGGCCCCGTCGTGCTGGACCTCGCCGACAGCCACTACGGCCACCCCGCCCTCGACGGGCTGCGGCCCCGCGACTTCCTGCCCGCCGACCACGGGGAGGCGGCCGCGGCGGCCTGGTGCGAGACGTGGGCGGCGGCCGTCCCCGGCGGCGACCCGGCCCGCGCGCTGGTCCTGGCGGAACCGCTGCAGCACCTCGCGTACGCCGTCCGCTACCAGGAGTTCCTCGACAACATCGAGTCCAGCGAGCGGCGCTACCACGAGGGCGACCCGGCGCAGGCCGTCCGCGCCGCCGTGGCCGCCGCCGAGGCGGTCGGCGTCCTCTGA
- a CDS encoding S1 family peptidase, translated as MLRRGTLLAGATTVALYLVATVAPAVAASAPPAPQPPAAMLDALQRDLGLTAEQAVQRLANEHRAAASEAALTQELGAEYAGAWLNGDASQLSVATTDAADAGAIRAKGAQPVIVGRSLANLEAVKAKLDGASAEAKAGASLWYVDIATNSVVIQAGNQAAGEALAAAAGADKSAVKVALSTEKPQAFINIIGGNAYYIGGSRCSIGFSARRGSAPGFVTAGHCGRAGSVTSSPSGSFYGSSFPGNDYAWVSTPGHTMTPYVRGSGGANVTVRGSTQASVGSSICRSGSTTGWRCGTIQQHGATVNYSQGSVSGLTRTSACAEPGDSGGSFISGSQAQGVTSGGSGNCSVGGTTYHQPVNEILSAYGLTLVTG; from the coding sequence ATGTTACGTCGAGGTACCCTCCTGGCCGGCGCCACCACCGTGGCCCTGTACCTGGTCGCCACCGTGGCGCCCGCCGTCGCAGCATCCGCCCCCCCTGCCCCCCAGCCTCCGGCCGCCATGCTCGATGCCCTCCAGCGCGACCTCGGCCTCACCGCCGAGCAGGCCGTCCAGCGCCTGGCCAACGAGCACCGCGCGGCCGCCTCCGAGGCCGCCCTGACCCAGGAGCTCGGCGCCGAGTACGCCGGCGCCTGGCTCAACGGCGACGCCTCCCAGCTCTCCGTGGCGACCACCGACGCCGCCGACGCGGGCGCCATCAGGGCCAAGGGCGCGCAGCCCGTGATCGTCGGCCGTTCCCTCGCCAACCTCGAAGCCGTCAAGGCCAAGCTCGACGGGGCGTCGGCGGAGGCGAAGGCGGGTGCCTCCCTCTGGTACGTCGACATCGCGACCAACAGCGTCGTGATCCAGGCCGGCAACCAGGCTGCGGGCGAGGCCCTCGCCGCCGCCGCGGGCGCCGACAAGAGCGCCGTGAAGGTGGCGCTCTCCACCGAGAAGCCCCAGGCCTTCATCAACATCATCGGTGGCAACGCCTACTACATCGGCGGCAGCCGCTGCAGCATCGGCTTCTCCGCGCGGCGTGGCAGCGCCCCCGGCTTCGTGACCGCCGGTCACTGCGGCAGGGCGGGCAGCGTCACCAGCAGCCCGTCCGGCTCCTTCTACGGCTCGTCTTTCCCCGGCAACGACTACGCCTGGGTCTCCACCCCCGGCCACACCATGACCCCCTACGTCCGCGGCTCCGGCGGCGCCAACGTCACCGTTCGCGGCTCCACCCAGGCCTCGGTCGGCTCCTCGATCTGCCGCTCCGGCTCCACCACCGGCTGGCGCTGCGGCACCATCCAGCAGCACGGCGCCACCGTGAACTACTCGCAGGGCTCGGTGAGCGGCCTGACCCGCACCAGCGCGTGCGCCGAGCCCGGCGACTCCGGCGGCTCGTTCATCTCCGGCAGCCAGGCCCAGGGTGTCACCTCCGGCGGCTCGGGCAACTGCAGCGTCGGCGGCACGACCTACCACCAGCCGGTCAACGAGATCCTCTCGGCGTACGGGCTGACGCTCGTCACCGGCTGA
- a CDS encoding snapalysin family zinc-dependent metalloprotease translates to MSRIIRFGVALILGLAFLVTVTPAQAAPAHAADARTAAVRVLRYDASRAAEFRSAVDQAAQIWNSSVSNVRLVAGSPADFVVLADNGWPRAQPTSLGRGTVWMGRQATAEGHNPLRIAAHEIGHILGLPDRRTGRCTDLMSGASAGTSCTNANPNAAERAEVQRNFAGFSPAIDFGRIYVDSPEHAASPS, encoded by the coding sequence ATGTCGAGAATCATTCGCTTCGGCGTCGCCCTCATCCTGGGGCTGGCCTTCCTGGTGACGGTCACCCCCGCCCAGGCCGCGCCCGCCCACGCGGCGGACGCCCGTACGGCAGCGGTTCGCGTGCTCAGGTACGACGCGAGCAGGGCCGCGGAGTTCCGATCCGCCGTGGACCAGGCGGCCCAGATCTGGAACTCCAGCGTCTCGAACGTACGACTGGTGGCCGGCAGCCCCGCGGACTTCGTGGTGCTCGCCGACAACGGCTGGCCCCGTGCGCAGCCCACCAGCCTGGGTCGCGGAACCGTGTGGATGGGACGACAGGCGACCGCGGAGGGCCACAACCCGCTGCGGATCGCCGCCCACGAGATCGGCCACATCCTGGGCCTGCCCGACCGGCGTACCGGCCGGTGCACGGACCTGATGTCCGGCGCGAGCGCGGGCACGAGCTGCACCAACGCGAACCCGAACGCGGCGGAGAGAGCCGAGGTCCAGCGCAACTTCGCCGGATTCTCCCCGGCGATCGACTTCGGTCGGATCTACGTCGACAGCCCGGAGCACGCGGCGTCCCCGTCCTAG
- a CDS encoding GNAT family N-acetyltransferase — MTAFAQGADVIEVRPVGWDDTAAVALRGAMTEEMDARYADMLAVIGLVPSGMNVEPETVAYTGVAYAAEGVAAGHVALRRLGEDLELKRMFVAPSHRGTRVARALLDAAEDAARALGASRVILQTGPRQPDAVRMYEREGYTPVPVFPPYERLPGSLCFEKSL, encoded by the coding sequence ATGACCGCGTTCGCACAGGGAGCCGACGTGATCGAGGTCAGGCCGGTCGGCTGGGACGACACGGCGGCCGTGGCCCTGCGGGGGGCCATGACGGAGGAGATGGACGCCCGCTACGCCGACATGCTCGCCGTCATCGGCCTCGTGCCCAGTGGCATGAACGTCGAGCCGGAGACCGTCGCCTACACCGGGGTCGCCTACGCGGCGGAGGGCGTCGCGGCCGGGCACGTGGCGCTGCGCAGGCTCGGTGAGGATCTGGAGCTCAAGCGGATGTTCGTGGCCCCGTCCCACCGGGGCACCCGGGTGGCGCGGGCCCTGCTGGACGCGGCCGAGGACGCGGCCCGCGCGCTGGGCGCGTCCCGGGTGATCCTGCAGACCGGTCCCCGCCAGCCGGACGCGGTGAGGATGTACGAGAGGGAGGGCTACACGCCTGTCCCCGTCTTTCCTCCCTACGAGAGGCTCCCCGGCTCCCTCTGCTTCGAGAAGTCCCTCTGA
- a CDS encoding SRPBCC family protein, with protein sequence MTRSHISVSVDAHARPEQVFSVLTDWPRHDEWMVLTRAHVTAGDGHSAGSRLEAFTGMGPAGFLDTMEITEWDPPRSVGVRHTGRLVRGTGVFRVLPREGGGSTIVWEEELDVPFGAAGRLGWRLIRPLNAALFRLSLRRLAALSDH encoded by the coding sequence ATGACCCGTTCCCACATCAGCGTCTCGGTGGACGCGCACGCCCGGCCCGAGCAGGTGTTCTCGGTTCTGACCGACTGGCCGAGGCACGACGAGTGGATGGTCCTGACCCGGGCGCACGTCACCGCCGGGGACGGCCACAGCGCCGGAAGCCGCCTGGAGGCCTTCACCGGGATGGGACCGGCCGGGTTCCTCGACACCATGGAGATCACCGAGTGGGACCCGCCGAGGAGCGTGGGGGTCCGGCACACCGGGCGGCTGGTGCGCGGCACCGGGGTCTTCCGCGTGCTGCCCCGCGAGGGCGGCGGCAGCACGATCGTCTGGGAGGAGGAGCTCGACGTGCCGTTCGGCGCGGCCGGGCGACTCGGCTGGCGGCTGATCAGGCCGCTGAACGCGGCCCTGTTCCGCCTCTCGCTGCGCCGCCTGGCCGCGCTCAGCGATCACTGA
- a CDS encoding FxsA family protein, translating to MRILLFLTFLVVPVLEIWVLIQVGQVIGGWPTVGLLLADSLLGAWIVRREGRRAWRNLQGALQSGRMPDRELADGALILVGGTLLLTPGFLTDVLGFLCLLPFTRPMVRRLGSWFFARRVRTLVARSAASGGLGSPFGGAGSPFDVLRDAGRPPGSGPVVHGEVVRDEPGGARAPGGTGDSGRGLSDR from the coding sequence ATGCGCATTCTGCTGTTCCTGACCTTCCTCGTGGTGCCGGTCCTCGAGATATGGGTGCTCATCCAGGTCGGTCAGGTCATCGGCGGGTGGCCCACGGTGGGCCTCCTGCTCGCCGACAGCCTGCTCGGCGCCTGGATCGTGCGCCGCGAGGGCCGCCGGGCCTGGCGCAACCTCCAGGGCGCGCTGCAGAGCGGCCGGATGCCCGACCGCGAGCTCGCCGACGGCGCGCTGATCCTCGTGGGCGGCACGCTGCTGCTCACCCCGGGCTTCCTCACGGACGTCCTGGGCTTCCTGTGCCTGCTGCCGTTCACCCGGCCGATGGTCCGCAGGCTCGGATCCTGGTTCTTCGCCCGCCGCGTCCGCACCCTCGTCGCGAGGAGCGCGGCGAGCGGCGGGCTCGGCTCGCCGTTCGGCGGCGCGGGCTCGCCCTTCGACGTGCTGCGCGACGCCGGGAGGCCCCCGGGCTCCGGGCCGGTCGTCCACGGCGAGGTCGTCCGCGACGAGCCGGGGGGCGCGAGAGCACCGGGAGGCACCGGAGACTCCGGCCGGGGTCTCAGCGACCGCTGA
- a CDS encoding polyprenol monophosphomannose synthase — MERMLGRVLVIVPTYNERENLPLITRRLREAVPDAHLLIADDDSPDGTGAIADKLVADDDHVHVLHRPGGKQGLGAAYIAGFRWGLKEGFGVLVEIDADGSHQPEELPKLLDALAEGADLAIGSRWVPGGRVVNWPASREFLSRGANIYTRLMLGLPVRDATAGFRAYRASALERVSLDDVESRGYCFQVDLTLRTARGGMRVTEVPITFVERTVGASKMSRGIVAEALWRVTVWGVTGLPARLRRRRGR, encoded by the coding sequence ATGGAGCGGATGCTTGGTCGGGTGCTCGTCATCGTCCCGACGTACAACGAGCGGGAGAACCTGCCGCTGATCACCCGGCGACTGCGCGAGGCAGTGCCCGACGCCCACCTGCTGATCGCGGACGACGACAGCCCCGACGGCACGGGGGCGATCGCCGACAAGCTGGTGGCCGACGACGACCACGTCCACGTGCTGCACCGGCCGGGCGGCAAGCAGGGCCTGGGCGCCGCCTACATCGCGGGCTTCCGCTGGGGCCTGAAGGAGGGCTTCGGCGTCCTCGTGGAGATAGACGCCGACGGCTCCCACCAGCCCGAGGAGCTGCCCAAGCTGCTGGACGCGCTGGCCGAGGGGGCCGACCTCGCGATCGGCTCGCGGTGGGTGCCCGGCGGCAGGGTCGTCAACTGGCCGGCCTCGCGGGAGTTCCTGTCGCGCGGCGCCAACATCTACACCCGGCTCATGCTCGGCCTTCCGGTCCGCGACGCCACCGCGGGCTTCCGCGCCTACCGCGCCTCCGCCCTGGAGAGGGTCAGCCTGGACGACGTCGAGTCGCGGGGATACTGCTTCCAGGTGGACCTGACCCTGCGTACGGCCCGCGGCGGGATGCGCGTCACCGAGGTGCCCATCACCTTCGTGGAGCGCACCGTCGGGGCCAGCAAGATGAGCCGCGGCATCGTGGCCGAGGCCCTGTGGCGGGTCACCGTCTGGGGTGTCACCGGCCTGCCCGCCCGCCTGCGCCGCCGCCGCGGTCGCTGA
- the lnt gene encoding apolipoprotein N-acyltransferase, protein MVQDKTAAPVPEGLATGDPADGPAPGSPKGPSAGPGDGPPGAGAPPPGSRLALPARVAGAVAGGLLLFLAFPPLGLWFLAPLGMASAVLAVRGTRPRRGTWLGLLTGFALLLPGLHWVSPIGTDAWLGLVAMESAFYAPWGAGVALVTRLRLWPLWGAALWVAAEWARGQFPFGGFPWARVAFSQGESIFTPYAALGGAPLVSFAVALCGGLLALAVSRLSPFPVSPSIAAPGSRWGRALALPLAGALAVPAAALAVPRYGDEGRSVTVGVIQGNVPGRGMHPLGDEPAVVLGNHTRMLHQMARDVREGRTPRPDLVVLPENSTDIDPLSDEFARSEIDAAVKDVGVPVLVGAVVRIGEKNRATRSIVWDPVTGPGAHYDKQQLVPFGEFTPLQGLVLALFERASLVGRQSVAGTRDGDLRLGPVTVGAINCYEVAFDGIVGDTARTGATPLVVQTNNATYALTNLPPQQLAMSQLRAVEHNRAVITSAITGISAYVTPSGSIAWRTGELVPAMKVLTVPVRTAQTIATRVGALPEWALILVGAGATAAAWRRRTPRAGHPVNREDDQQVGDA, encoded by the coding sequence GTGGTGCAGGACAAGACGGCCGCCCCGGTACCGGAGGGGCTCGCGACGGGCGATCCCGCCGACGGTCCGGCACCCGGTTCGCCGAAGGGGCCGTCAGCCGGTCCCGGGGACGGCCCGCCCGGCGCGGGGGCCCCACCCCCGGGCTCGCGCCTGGCACTGCCCGCCCGTGTCGCGGGCGCGGTGGCCGGCGGCCTGCTGCTGTTCCTCGCCTTCCCGCCGCTCGGGCTCTGGTTCCTCGCGCCGCTCGGCATGGCCTCGGCGGTCCTGGCGGTGCGTGGCACCCGCCCGCGCCGGGGCACGTGGCTCGGCCTCCTCACCGGGTTCGCCCTGCTGCTGCCCGGACTGCACTGGGTGAGCCCGATCGGCACCGACGCCTGGCTGGGCCTGGTCGCCATGGAGAGCGCCTTCTACGCCCCCTGGGGGGCGGGCGTCGCCCTGGTGACCCGGTTGCGCCTGTGGCCGCTGTGGGGCGCCGCGCTCTGGGTGGCGGCCGAGTGGGCGCGGGGGCAGTTCCCCTTCGGCGGATTCCCCTGGGCGCGGGTGGCCTTCAGCCAGGGGGAGTCGATCTTCACCCCGTACGCGGCGCTCGGCGGGGCACCGCTGGTGAGCTTCGCGGTGGCCCTGTGCGGCGGGCTGCTCGCCCTGGCGGTGTCGCGCCTTTCCCCGTTCCCGGTCTCACCCTCGATCGCGGCTCCGGGCTCGCGCTGGGGGCGGGCGCTGGCCCTGCCGCTCGCCGGGGCGCTGGCCGTGCCGGCCGCGGCCCTCGCCGTTCCCCGGTACGGCGACGAGGGCAGGAGCGTGACCGTCGGCGTCATCCAGGGCAACGTCCCGGGCCGGGGCATGCACCCGCTGGGCGACGAGCCCGCCGTGGTCCTCGGCAACCACACCCGGATGCTCCACCAGATGGCACGGGACGTCCGGGAGGGCAGGACGCCCCGCCCCGACCTGGTCGTGCTGCCGGAGAACTCCACCGACATCGACCCGCTGAGCGACGAGTTCGCCCGGAGCGAGATCGACGCGGCGGTCAAGGACGTCGGGGTGCCCGTCCTGGTCGGCGCCGTGGTCAGGATCGGCGAGAAGAACCGGGCGACCCGCAGCATCGTCTGGGACCCGGTCACCGGCCCCGGCGCCCACTACGACAAGCAGCAGCTGGTCCCCTTCGGGGAGTTCACCCCGCTTCAGGGCCTCGTGCTGGCCCTGTTCGAGCGGGCTTCCCTGGTCGGCAGGCAGTCGGTGGCGGGCACCCGCGACGGCGATCTCAGGCTGGGCCCGGTGACCGTCGGCGCGATCAACTGCTACGAGGTGGCCTTCGACGGCATCGTGGGCGACACCGCCAGGACGGGTGCCACGCCGCTGGTGGTGCAGACCAACAACGCCACCTACGCCCTGACCAACCTGCCGCCGCAGCAGCTGGCCATGTCCCAGCTGCGGGCCGTGGAGCACAATCGGGCGGTGATCACTTCCGCGATTACCGGCATATCGGCATATGTGACTCCGAGCGGCTCGATCGCCTGGCGTACCGGCGAGCTGGTGCCCGCCATGAAGGTGCTGACCGTTCCGGTCAGGACCGCGCAAACCATCGCCACACGCGTGGGCGCGCTGCCCGAATGGGCCTTGATACTTGTGGGTGCGGGTGCGACGGCCGCCGCCTGGCGGCGCCGGACGCCCAGGGCGGGGCACCCCGTGAACCGGGAGGACGATCAGCAGGTGGGAGACGCGTGA